DNA from Onychomys torridus chromosome 1, mOncTor1.1, whole genome shotgun sequence:
tcaggttcagagtagctggatttatgttgaggtctttgatccacttggatttaagttttgtgcatgggtgacagatatggatctatttgcagccttctacacattgacatccagttatgccagcaccatttgttgaagatgctttcttttttccattgtacatttttgggttctttgtcaaaaattatatgttcataggtgtgtgggttaatgtcagggtcttcaattcaattccattggtccaaatgtcggtttttatgccagttccaagctgtttttattacgggaGCAGAGAccggtggatctctgcatctgagaCCAGCaaggactacagagcaagttccaggacagccaggattccACAgagaagaaatcctgtctcaaaaaacagaaaacaaaaacaaaaaggtttttatacgttcttttaaaatttcatccaTGTATACTATGTATCTTGATCATACCAACCCCTCATTTCCCCTTTCACTCCCTTCCAGAAACCCCACTCACATCTTCCTCATAACTTCATGTCCTTCTTTTAtaacttttagtttattttaccCCACTGAGTCCTATTAGTGtggcctgtatgtatgtacacagcTCTGGGGCCATCCACAGGGGCGTGGCAAACTTATCAGTCACCTTAcctcaaagaaaagtgacttgCCACCATTAGCTACCATTAATCCCTCAGGTAGAGAGGTGGGACCCCATAAGCCCCTCCCACCCATGCTGAGATCACACCTGGCTTGGgtaggtaaccacagctgtgGTAGGTTTGCAGCAAGATGGCCATGCCATGGCCAGAGAACAGCATTTCAGACCACCCGTTCTCCACCTTCtgggctcttacattctttctgtcccctttcCCATGATATTGCCCAGGCCTGAGAGAGAGTTGATAAAGATATTCCATCTATGGCTGAGTACTGACAGCCATTTACTGTTGGTGCTTTCAAGGGTAATACATCTCTGCATTAAGCACTATCCACTGCAGTAAGAATGTCTCTGACCAAGCTATAACCATAACCATCtcacctctttttcttcctttcctcataGGTCCTTGCTATGGTTGCCTCTTCTCTTCATGCACCCTCCTTGTTCCGATTTTCCAGAGACACGCCATGGCCAATCTCTCTGCCGTGTCTGTGTTCATTCTCCAGGGCTTCTCCACCGTCCCTGCATTAGAGCTGCTGAGCACAGGCGCCTTCCTTCTCATATACCTGGCTGCGGTTCTGGGGAATGTCTCTATCATGATAGCTGTGACTCTCAACACCTGCctgcacacacccatgtacttcttcgTCAAACACCTCTccctggtggatctctgttctACATCCACCACTCTGCCCAGGGCCCTAGTGGCTACCATGGCAGACACCAAAGAGATTTCCTTCCCAGCCTGTGCATCCCAACTCTTTGCTTTTGTCTGCTTTGGCTCTCTAGAATGTTTTCTCATCACCTCCATGGCTTTTGACCGATGTCTAGCCATCTACAGGCCCCTGATATATGGGGCAACCATGAATTCTCAGACCTGTGTGTCCCTGGTAGTAGTGGCCTGGACCAGTGGGCTCCTCTTTTCTACCTTCCACACAGTCAACACCTTTTCCTTGCCCTTCTGTGGCCCCAACATGATTGACCActtcttctgtgatattcccCCACTCATGCATCTAGCCTGTGGTGACACTGAGGGCCACGAGGCTGTGGGCTTTGCAGTCAGTGGCTGCATTATTATGACCTGCTTTGTCCTCACCTGCCTGTCTTATGTTCTCATTGTATACACAGTGGTTCACATTCGTTCTTCAGCTGGCCGCTGGAAGGCCTTCTCCACGTGTTCCTCCCATCTGGCCACAGTGCTTCTGTTTTATGGCACCGGAAGTTCCGCCTACATGCAGCCCACAGCCCACTACTCCCCTCTGCAAGGGCGCATGGCAGCGGTATTCTATTCTATCCTCACACCCACTCTGAATCCACTtatctacagcctgaggaacaagGACATGAAAGCTGCTCTAAGGAAGCTTTATCCACAGGTGCCATCTTGGAACCTGGCATTTAGACACGGGAAGGCCCAGAAACCCACCTGCATAGAATTTCCCCTCTAGCCATGCTGGAGACCATCAGAAAGGCCAACACTACTCTTTAAAATAGTTATTGGCTATTTGTGTTActtttgtgggtatgtgtgtgtgaggggaacTGTGTTCATTAGCCCATGTGTTCAttggttgttttatttccttggctGTCCACCTTCTAGTGTTGTATTTCCTCCAGACTGAAATATGTAGTCTGGATGAGGAATAGGGAGACTAGAGAGGCTCATGAGACTCACAAGAAGCAAGAAGACTCACCAAGGCCCTCCCAGAGGTTAAACAGATGGTAAACTTGAGGTAGCTGCCAGCATTTGTGCAGGGGCTTCCAGGAACACAGCTTTCCTGAGACACTACCCACGCTGAGGTGAAGCTACCCAAGTCATTTACAGTTCCCCACCTAACACCACAACCACACTGTTATGACTCactccaataaactcactggttgcCAAGCCAGACGTGGATGAAAATCACTGCTTTGGTCTGTCACTGCTCTGACCTGGGTGCGTAGGCATTTCTGTGCCTCTTCCCAGGAAAAGGATGTACTaggtatttatatatattcaaaaatcaCTAGCTCCCTGATTTTGTAAAATGGGTTTGGCTGGCTTGAACCATGCAGTGGGGCCTACTGAGGGAGGCTCCCATGAAGCATGCAAATATCTGGATTCTCTGGCAATGCCAAAGTACCCTGTTTCTGAGATGtttgagattttaaaagtgaGGAATGTAAGGAAGAGTTTACTCCATAAGATCCACacgctggggctggagggatggttcagcagtgaAGATCATGtgctgctcctccaaaggaccagagtttgagtTCCAGCACCCTCAATGAGGACACTCACAACAgccataactctagttctagcagatctgataccctcttctggcctctacaggcactgtaCTCAAGTACAGGCAtgtacgcatacacacacactcagttcacacagaaaaacatgtatatgtacaagtcttttttaaaaatacacacgtataaaaacccagagaaataactaagaaaaatgagTGATcatataagattaaaaaatacacaaCTACTGACTGATATGAAAGCTGGACTATATAAAAAGAATCTATAAAAGGTCATATtcctagtgctaagattaaatgTAACAATGTTAATATTCAACCagacaagatggctcactggttaaaaaTGTTAACTGCCAACTCTGACAAATCAAGTTCAaaacccaggacccacatggaagaaggagaaaactgagccctgaacattttcttctgaccttcacatgtgtgccttCGCACACATAAACAACACAGAGAGACACTATACATATAGGTGCAGATGCACTTATGCACACAcagaatgttataaaaaaatttttaatgttaatttttttattatctcATTTAGAAACTCACTAGAGCAAACCAAAAGGCTTTTCAATTAGATTTTAATGTGGATTAACAATCACAGTCATCATATCTTcttaaaagcagaaaaatcacatatatatttacaGCACAGTGATTGAAGActcaaatatacaaaaattacAAAGACAAACTAAGGAAAAACCAAGTAAACAAAAAGCCCATTGGCTCGAGCTGGGTCCTGCACTATGTAATATGACCTTATCTGTCATTTGCTAATTCCTGATTCAGGGAGGGCTCCTTAAGGAAGAGCGACCTTTTCACACACATCAACCAGGTCAACTCAAGAGTGGCTAGTATGTAATTAAATCAACAAAACCTCTACAATAAAGCACTCTAATGCTTACAGCAGGTCTGATTCTGTAGGCTTGAGAAAAAACGAAATGACTTATATAATGAATTGAAGCCTTGTgggaaaaaatattcaaagaaagtCTCAAACAAGCTGAGGAAACACATGGGGACAAAATAAGCCTACAAAGAGAGCAGTTGAGGAAAGGAAGATACCAAAGAGAAATAACTGAAAAGCAGTGAAGAGAAAACCATGTTCAATGGGCTTCCAAGAACATGTTTGGTATCCTTTACAATCCAGAGCTTCCAAGAACATGTTTGGTGTCCTTTACAATCCAGAGCTTCCAAGAACATTTTTGGTGTCCTTTACAATCCAGAGCTTCCAAGAACATGTTTGGTGTCCTTTACATTCCAGAGCTTCTAAGAACATGTTTGGTGTCCTTTACAATCCAGAGCTTCCAAGAACATGTTTGGTGTCCTTTACAATCCAATTACTACAATGAGATTCCACATTAAGTCACAGAATGCCAAACACCAGCCATGGGTCAGAACAACCCATGTTCTCACAAGCAGCCTGGGCATATCAACAACCTTATAACGGTTACATACCTTCAGATGCCAGCAATTCCTTTTTGTCAAAATTTCCCTTAAGAAAGCAATCCTAAATTGGGAGGAGGATCTAAATACCAAAATGGTCATTGCAGGATCACTTAGAATTATAAAAACCCCACATCAAATATCTAAACAAGAGCAGAGTAGCTAGCCTCACATATAAGGTTCCAGGTCTGACATGCACCTGTTAAAGAGGCACTAGAGATGGACACAGAGTTATGACAGAAGTTCTGTAATGTGTAAAGTGAGTGAAAATAATAAATGCCACTGCATATGGGATAGCGAAGGAAATTCCATTCTGTACCTGGCACCTACTTCAGTAGCCACTGGCCTCTGACCTAAATTCCTGAAAACTCTGACCTCTTGCCTCTCCTCAAAACTGTTTTAACCATGGTGAAATGTTTAACTACTTGCTCTGGCTTCTGGAAACATGCTTATTGCTGTGGGTGGTGGAGTGGGAGCAGCTCCTCACACAGCTGGGGGTAGAGGGGCAGTTCCTTATGTAGCTAAGGGAGTGGGGCAATTCTTCACATAACTAAATTCTGCAGAAGTGGAGTAATGTGTTTGTCTTTAAAAACCTTTCCCTCATCTGCTTGGGAGCATAATGTTTCTGATTTGGCTTAGAGATCAGTGCCCTGGTCGCAGAATTAATAAATTTGGGTAATTATAATCTGTTGAGTCTGTGGTCTTTCTCTGGCAGTTTTGAACTCCATAATTATTCTTGGAGGCCCCAGTGAGATGCTGGGGGACTCCAGACTCAAGGCTGGGGGTTCAGAAAAGAATGTAAGTAGGGGCAAGTTGAAGGTGAACTTGGAGGCCCGGGGGCACCTGAGACCACAAAGTAAAAAGTCACTAAGTCAGGGATAGGCCCTAgacaaaggcatgtaccacagtTCATAGGCCCTGGCAGGGGGCAACTCTGGGGGCAAGCATTTTTGTGGACTTGGAAGTCTGGGGGAGCCCCAGACTGTGACCATCACAAATTTGCATATTGAAACAAAAGTAAATTGCTGGCTGACACGTATGTAAGACAAGACTGATTGGTGAATTGTTCTCGGAGTCTAGACATGGGGGACAGTGGAGATTAGACACATAGACCCATCTCCAGAGATATCTTCTTGTCCCCTGGTTTTGGCCTAAGAGTGAAGGTGCCCGCCGTATGCCTATGTCTGTCTGGTTTCTTCTGGTTGTGTGAATGTTGTTTTCTTACACTGTCTGTGTCTGGTGGATTTGTGTTTTCTAGTGTACTTATAAGTTTTGATGCAGAAATGAGAAATGGACTGAACACAGCCGGGCTGCCCTTGAGCTGCCTATTGCAATATTTCCAGGAGTCTGTCGGTGTTGACTACAGTTAAGCCATCATCTAGAAAGCTCCGTACTCTGTGAACTAGAAAGGTCTGCTTCCAATGTGAGGTGGCAAGATGCAGGGTCCTTTGACTCTCAAACTGCCAAAAGGGTCTGGGAGATGGTAACAGGGAACCCTGGTCCCCATGACCAGCTCCCTTACACCGACAACTGGCTCTCCACCCTCCTCTCAGAGGCTGAAATGTTGTGCCCTTAAACAAGATTCCCCTGTTTTAGTTACCAAGTCAGTGAGTCAGAGGCTGAGTAAAAACCTAAGCAAAATGCTGGATTCTCTGTTCTGactcaggaggcggaggaggaggaggagaaagaggagaagcaagaggaggaaaaggaggagaaggacaaCGAGGAGGAAGATTATTTCCCCCTACCTTATAATTCATGCATTAAGCCTCCCCAGGATCTGAATGGGTG
Protein-coding regions in this window:
- the LOC118596069 gene encoding olfactory receptor 5AR1-like, with translation MANLSAVSVFILQGFSTVPALELLSTGAFLLIYLAAVLGNVSIMIAVTLNTCLHTPMYFFVKHLSLVDLCSTSTTLPRALVATMADTKEISFPACASQLFAFVCFGSLECFLITSMAFDRCLAIYRPLIYGATMNSQTCVSLVVVAWTSGLLFSTFHTVNTFSLPFCGPNMIDHFFCDIPPLMHLACGDTEGHEAVGFAVSGCIIMTCFVLTCLSYVLIVYTVVHIRSSAGRWKAFSTCSSHLATVLLFYGTGSSAYMQPTAHYSPLQGRMAAVFYSILTPTLNPLIYSLRNKDMKAALRKLYPQVPSWNLAFRHGKAQKPTCIEFPL